Proteins from one Larimichthys crocea isolate SSNF chromosome XX, L_crocea_2.0, whole genome shotgun sequence genomic window:
- the LOC104923755 gene encoding chloride anion exchanger produces the protein MMRQGAKQYVVARPLYSEESFAEEHVKVYRHRKTILDHFKQYFTCDAKRAKNAALSLLPVIGWMKMYQIKEWLLSDIVSGVSTGLVAVLQGLAYCLLASLPPWYGLFSAFFPVIIYFFLGTSRHISVGPFPVLCLMIGSVVTRLVPDEGPPANITGFEGLTRDEQRVLVASSVTFLAGIMQLAMGILQVGFVVMYLSDTLVSGFTTAAAIHILVSQLKFVLGLQVPGISGPLAIIYTLEIIFNKITSTNVCDLVISLVIMVVVFIVKELNDRFKSKLPVPIPIEVIMTVIACGVSYAFNFRAKYGIDTVGHIPKGYESPMAPNLHIFQETAVEAFPMAIVGFAVAFSVAKVYSVKHDYTIDGNQELIAFGVSNIFGASFKSFAASTALSRSAVQESTGGKTQVAGLLSAIIVMIVTLAIGFLLDPLPKSVLGAVVIVNLKGMLMQFRDIPYLWRRDRPDCVVWLGTCIASILLGLDLGLAVGLGVELVSVVVRTQFPRCSVLANIKGTDIYKDRKDYCDVYEPVGVKIFRIPSPIFFANIEFFRSKLVEAVGFSPLRVLRKRNKAVRMIRKLLKKGDLQWTSNGFMTTSCGPIKESEDESNMEDLDLPTDFKDLPARIDWNGELPSNIVVPRVDIHSLILDFAAVSFLDISALKGLKTALKELIRVEVEVYIVACDPYILEKLHNCCFFDDEVQPSIFFLTLHDAMLHIIEKYPDSTEKKSDFDKIITTVTVHNPGGSLRSRDKYAPPSETKF, from the exons ATGATGCGACAGGGAGCTAAGCAGTATGTGGTGGCCAGGCCACTGTACTCGGAGGAGTCCTTCGCAGAGGAGCATGTGAAGGTCTACAGGCACCGCAAGACCATACTGGACCACTTCAAGCAGTACTTCAC ATGTGATGCCAAACGAGCAAAGAATGCAGCTCTTTCTCTTCTGCCGGTCATCGGCTGGATGAAAATGTACCAAATCAAAGAGTGGCTGCTCAGTGACATCGTGTCTGGCGTCAGCACCGGACTAGTAGCTGTCCTGCAAG gTCTGGCCTACTGTCTGCTGGCCTCTCTGCCACCCTGGTACGGACTTTTCTCCGCCTTCTTCCCTGTTATCATTTACTTTTTCCTGGGTACTTCCAGACACATCTCAGTGG gtCCATTTCCAGTCTTGTGTCTGATGATTGGCTCTGTGGTCACCAGGCTGGTCCCGGATGAGGGTCCGCCTGCCAACATCACAGGGTTTGAAGGCCTGACCAGAGACGAACAGAGAGTACTAGTGGCCTCTTCTGTGACCTTTCTCGCCGGTATCATGCAG CTGGCAATGGGAATTCTGCAGGTGGGCTTTGTTGTCATGTACCTGTCCGACACTCTGGTGTCTGGTTTCACTACAGCAGCTGCCATCCACATCCTGGTGTCTCAGCTCAAGTTTGTGTTGGGGCTGCAAGTCCCAGGCATCAGTGGTCCACTGGCTATCATCTAT aCCCTGGAGATCATCTTCAATAAAATAACCTCCAccaatgtgtgtgatttggtgaTCTCCTTGGTGATCATGGTGGTGGTGTTCATCGTAAAGGAGCTAAATGACCGATTCAAATCCAAGCTGCCAGTGCCGATACCCATAGAGGTTATCATG ACTGTCATTGCTTGTGGAGTTTCATACGCATTTAACTTCAGGGCAAAATATGGCATTGATACTGTTGGCCATATTCCCAAAGG GTACGAGTCTCCTATGGCCCCAAATTTACACATCTTCCAGGAGACAGCGGTGGAAGCATTTCCCATGGCTATAGTGGGTTTCGCTGTTGCCTTTTCGGTGGCAAAGGTGTATTCTGTAAAACATGATTACACCATTGATGGAAACCAG GAGCTGATAGCTTTCGGAGTTAGCAACATCTTTGGAGCTTCCTTCAAGTCCTTTGCTGCAAGTACAGCTCTTTCCAGGAGCGCAGTGCAGGAGAGCACAGGTGGAAAGACTCAG GTAGCTGGTTTGCTGTCAGCTATCATAGTGATGATCGTCACATTGGCCATTGGATTTTTACTGGATCCACTCCCAAAG TCTGTACTGGGCGCTGTGGTCATCGTCAACCTGAAGGGCATGTTGATGCAGTTTAGAGACATCCCATACCTGTGGAGAAGGGACAGACCAGACTGT GTGGTGTGGTTAGGTACCTGTATTGCATCAATTTTGCTGGGGCTGGATCTTGGATTGGCTGTAGGACTTGGCGTGGAGCTTGTCAGTGTTGTCGTTAGGACTCAGTT cccCCGCTGCAGTGTGCTAGCAAACATCAAAGGAACTGATATctacaaagacagaaaggacTATTGTGAT GTATATGAACCAGTCGGTGTCAAAATCTTCAGGATACCATCACCGATCTTCTTTGCCAACATTGAGTTCTTCAGGAGCAAGCTCGTGGAAGCT GTTGGATTCAGCCCATTGAGAGTGTTGAGAAAAAGGAATAAAGCAGTGAGGATGATCCGGAAACTACTGAAAAAGGGAGACCTGCAGTGGACATCA AATGGCTTCATGACTACTTCATGTGGACCCATCAAGGAGTCAGAGGATGAGAGCAACATGGAAGACCTGGACCTACCAACTGACTTCAAGGACCTTCCTGCCCGGATCGACTGGAACGGCGAGCTTCCTTCCAATATCGTTGTCCCTAGAGTGGACATCCACAGCCTGATCCTGGACTTTGCTGCTGTCTCCTTCCTGGACATTTCTGCTCTGAAGGGACTTAAAact gCACTGAAAGAGCTGATCCGGGTTGAAGTTGAGGTTTACATTGTAGCTTGTGATC CTTACATCCTGGAGAAACTTCACAACTGTTGCTTCTTTGATGACGAAGTTCAGCCATCAATTTTCTTCCTCACACTGCATGACGCCATGCTGCACATCATCGAGAAATACCCAGACTCTACAGAGAAGAAATCTGACTTTGACAAG ATTATAACAACAGTCACAGTTCACAATCCTGGAGGCAGTTTGAGGAGCAGagataaatat GCCCCACCTAGTGAGACCAAATTCTAA